From Emcibacter nanhaiensis, one genomic window encodes:
- the mfd gene encoding transcription-repair coupling factor, which yields MLDQFIDAEVPLLIAKTPEGMDALFLARTIEETDRQIFLHIARDDTRLANMAELIGYFAPEIEILTFPAWDCLPYDRVSPNHEIVAERMMTLSRLARLESAPAGQKILVLTSVNAASQRLPERRIMRDSSFVITPGSLLDIDKLTAFLSLNGYSRASSVMEHGDFAVRGGLVDIFPPGFENPVRIDLFGDEVDVIREFDALSQRSGDKVERVALVPMSEVFLDEASIRHFRARYVAEFGTVLDDDPLYDAVTEGRKHQGMEHWLPLFHEKLETLFDYLPDCPMTLDHLGVEAVDDRLKAVQDYYQARHSDWKSRPAGSQTASVYKPLPPALLYLGAEEWQALSEDHCIHRFSPYASPPGVDHLDLKGKIGRDFAPERNNRDINIYDALRQHAVSLIQNEKKVLIASYSVGARDRLSGVLKDHDMGRHRLLDDWVDVEKLPGDALGLIILPLEHGFETDDLAIVAEQDILGDRLIRKARRSRKAENFLTEASALTPGDLVIHMDHGVGRYEGLKTLEVGGAAHDCVMLTYHGGDKLYVPVENIEVLSRYSSEGTEAQLDKLGGTAWQGKKARLKKKLLEMADELIRLAAERELRKGATITPPEGLYEEFCARFPYNETDDQLRAIQDVIDDLGSGRPMDRLVCGDVGFGKTEVALRAAFIAAMSGFQVAIVAPTTLLARQHYKNFSERFRGLPVRIGHLSRLVPSKEQKLTREELQKGTCEIVIGTHALLGKNIQFRNLGLLIIDEEQHFGVAHKERLKKLRQDVHVLTLTATPIPRTLQMAMSGMRGLSLIATPPVDRLAVRTFILPMDSLVVREALLREHYRGGQSFYVCPRIADLREIADFLKEHVPEVKFVVAHGQMPPAEIEDIMHAFYEGKYDVLLSTTIVESGLDIPTANTMIIHRADMFGLAQLYQLRGRVGRSKIRAYAYLTLPPRRIPTANAEKRLQVLQALDTLGAGFTIASHDMDIRGAGNLLGEEQSGHIKEVGLELYQQMLEEAVAQAKGGAAEAEDHSWSPQINVGAAVLIPEKYIPDLNLRMSLYRRLAELTDKQDIDAFGAELIDRFGPLPEEVEHLLQVILIKHYCREAGVEKIETGPKGAILSFRGDKFANPAGLIDFISNQTAVAKLRPDHKLVYVRKWSKIESRLKGSLNLARALAKVAKG from the coding sequence ATCCTCGACCAGTTCATCGACGCCGAAGTGCCCCTTCTGATCGCAAAAACGCCGGAAGGCATGGATGCGCTGTTCCTGGCGCGCACCATCGAGGAAACCGACCGGCAGATCTTCCTGCATATCGCCCGGGACGATACCCGGCTCGCCAATATGGCGGAACTGATCGGCTATTTTGCGCCGGAAATTGAAATCCTCACCTTCCCGGCCTGGGACTGCCTGCCTTACGACAGGGTCTCGCCCAATCATGAAATCGTTGCCGAACGGATGATGACGCTGAGCCGGCTCGCGCGGCTGGAGAGCGCACCGGCGGGACAAAAGATCCTGGTCCTCACCTCTGTCAATGCAGCGAGCCAGCGCCTGCCGGAACGGCGCATCATGCGGGACAGCTCCTTTGTCATCACCCCCGGCAGCCTGCTGGATATCGACAAGCTTACCGCCTTCCTGAGCCTCAACGGTTACAGCCGCGCCAGCTCGGTGATGGAGCATGGCGACTTTGCCGTGCGCGGCGGGCTGGTGGATATTTTCCCGCCCGGCTTTGAAAATCCGGTCCGCATCGACCTGTTTGGCGATGAAGTGGATGTGATCCGGGAATTTGACGCTCTCTCGCAGCGCTCCGGCGACAAGGTGGAGCGGGTGGCGCTGGTGCCCATGAGCGAGGTGTTCCTGGACGAGGCCTCGATCCGTCATTTCCGCGCCCGCTATGTGGCTGAATTCGGCACCGTACTGGATGACGACCCGCTCTACGATGCGGTGACTGAAGGCCGCAAGCACCAGGGGATGGAACACTGGCTGCCGCTGTTCCACGAAAAGCTGGAAACCCTGTTCGATTACCTGCCCGACTGTCCCATGACCCTGGACCATCTGGGCGTGGAAGCGGTCGATGATCGCCTCAAGGCGGTGCAGGATTATTACCAAGCCCGGCACAGCGACTGGAAAAGCCGCCCCGCCGGCAGCCAGACCGCCAGTGTCTATAAACCGCTGCCCCCGGCGCTGCTGTATCTGGGTGCGGAGGAATGGCAGGCCCTCAGCGAAGACCACTGCATCCACCGCTTCTCCCCCTATGCCTCGCCGCCGGGTGTGGACCACCTGGACCTGAAAGGCAAAATCGGCCGGGATTTCGCCCCGGAACGCAATAACCGGGACATCAATATCTATGACGCCCTGCGCCAGCATGCGGTGTCGCTGATCCAGAATGAAAAGAAAGTCCTGATCGCCAGCTATAGCGTCGGCGCCCGCGACCGTCTGTCCGGCGTGCTCAAGGACCATGATATGGGCCGGCACCGGCTGCTGGATGACTGGGTCGATGTGGAAAAATTACCCGGGGACGCCCTCGGCCTGATCATCCTGCCGCTGGAACACGGGTTTGAGACAGATGATCTGGCAATCGTCGCCGAACAGGATATCCTCGGTGACCGGTTGATCCGCAAGGCGCGCCGCTCGCGCAAGGCGGAAAATTTCCTGACCGAGGCCTCGGCGCTGACCCCCGGCGACCTGGTCATTCATATGGATCACGGCGTCGGCCGCTATGAGGGGCTCAAGACCCTGGAGGTGGGCGGCGCGGCCCATGACTGCGTCATGCTGACCTATCACGGCGGCGACAAGCTTTATGTGCCGGTGGAAAATATCGAGGTGCTAAGCCGCTATTCCTCCGAAGGCACCGAGGCCCAGCTCGACAAGCTGGGCGGCACCGCCTGGCAGGGCAAGAAGGCCCGGCTCAAGAAAAAGCTGCTGGAAATGGCCGATGAACTGATCAGGCTCGCCGCCGAGCGCGAGCTGCGCAAGGGCGCAACCATCACCCCGCCGGAGGGACTGTATGAGGAATTCTGCGCCCGCTTCCCCTATAACGAGACCGACGACCAGTTGCGCGCCATCCAGGATGTGATTGACGACCTGGGCTCCGGCCGCCCCATGGACCGGCTGGTGTGTGGCGATGTGGGCTTCGGCAAGACCGAGGTGGCGCTCCGCGCCGCCTTTATCGCCGCCATGAGCGGTTTCCAGGTGGCGATTGTCGCCCCCACCACCCTGCTTGCCCGCCAGCATTACAAGAATTTCAGCGAACGATTCCGCGGCCTGCCGGTCCGGATCGGCCACCTGTCGCGGCTGGTGCCGTCAAAGGAACAGAAGCTGACCCGGGAAGAGCTGCAGAAAGGCACCTGCGAGATCGTCATCGGCACCCATGCCCTGCTCGGCAAGAATATCCAGTTCCGCAACCTGGGACTCCTGATCATTGACGAGGAACAGCATTTCGGCGTCGCCCACAAAGAACGGCTGAAAAAGCTGCGCCAGGACGTGCATGTGCTGACCCTGACCGCGACGCCAATCCCGCGCACCCTGCAGATGGCCATGAGTGGTATGCGCGGCCTGAGCCTGATCGCCACTCCGCCGGTCGACCGCCTCGCGGTGCGCACCTTTATTTTGCCCATGGACAGCCTGGTGGTGCGCGAAGCGCTGCTTCGGGAGCATTACCGCGGCGGCCAGAGCTTCTATGTCTGCCCGCGCATCGCCGACCTCAGGGAAATTGCCGATTTCCTCAAAGAGCATGTGCCGGAAGTGAAATTCGTCGTCGCTCACGGCCAGATGCCGCCAGCCGAGATCGAGGACATCATGCATGCCTTTTATGAAGGCAAATATGATGTGCTGCTGAGCACCACCATCGTCGAATCCGGCCTCGACATTCCGACCGCCAATACCATGATCATCCACAGGGCCGATATGTTTGGCCTGGCTCAGCTGTATCAACTCCGGGGCCGGGTTGGCCGCTCCAAGATCAGGGCCTATGCTTACCTGACCCTGCCACCGCGGCGTATCCCCACCGCCAATGCGGAAAAACGGCTACAGGTGCTGCAGGCGCTGGATACGCTCGGCGCCGGCTTCACCATTGCCAGCCATGACATGGACATCCGCGGCGCCGGCAACCTGCTGGGCGAGGAACAGTCGGGCCATATCAAGGAAGTGGGGCTCGAGCTCTACCAGCAGATGCTGGAGGAAGCGGTGGCCCAGGCCAAAGGTGGCGCCGCCGAGGCCGAGGACCACAGCTGGTCGCCGCAGATCAATGTGGGCGCCGCCGTGCTGATCCCGGAAAAATATATCCCGGACCTGAACCTGCGCATGTCGCTCTATCGCCGGCTGGCGGAGCTCACCGACAAGCAGGACATCGACGCCTTCGGCGCGGAACTGATTGACCGCTTCGGCCCCCTGCCCGAGGAAGTGGAGCATCTGCTCCAGGTGATCCTGATCAAGCATTACTGCCGCGAGGCCGGGGTCGAGAAGATCGAGACCGGGCCCAAGGGTGCAATCCTCAGTTTCCGGGGTGATAAATTCGCCAACCCGGCAGGCCTGATCGACTTTATTTCCAACCAGACCGCCGTGGCCAAACTGCGGCCCGATCACAAACTGGTTTATGTGCGCAAATGGAGCAAGATCGAAAGCCGGCTCAAGGGCTCCCTCAACCTGGCCCGGGCCCTGGCTAAAGTCGCAAAGGGCTGA
- a CDS encoding succinate dehydrogenase assembly factor 2 → MSRLDAPGFNEPEIDKSESIEIRRKRLKFRSWHRGIKEADLLLGNFADSHLDDLNAAQLDIYEDLLREADSDLVAWITSDREPPEHLNHEIMQLLRGMDYLKIVK, encoded by the coding sequence ATGAGCAGACTTGACGCACCGGGTTTTAACGAACCGGAAATTGACAAAAGTGAAAGCATCGAGATCCGCCGCAAGCGCCTCAAGTTCAGGAGCTGGCATCGCGGCATCAAGGAAGCTGACCTTCTGCTGGGCAATTTCGCCGATAGTCATCTTGATGACCTCAATGCGGCTCAGCTTGATATTTATGAAGACCTGCTCCGCGAAGCGGACAGCGACCTGGTGGCCTGGATCACCTCCGACCGGGAGCCGCCGGAGCACCTTAACCACGAGATCATGCAGCTTCTCAGAGGCATGGATTACCTCAAGATCGTAAAGTGA